The DNA window GCCTCGTCTTTCCGATACGATGACGGAAGGAAAAGTGGCGAAATGGCATAAAAACGTTGGCGATAAAGTAAAAGAAGGAGATATTTTAGCTGAAATTGAAACAGATAAAGCTGTTCAGGATTTCGAATCTGAAATAGAAGGAACCCTTTTATACATTGGTGTAGAAGAAGGCGGTGCTGCAGCTGTAGATTCTGTTCTTGCAATCATTGGTAATGAAGGTGAAGATATATCTTCTTTAAAAGGGGGTAATGCTCCCGCAGCCGAAGGTTCGGAGGAGAAAAAATCTGAAGAAGAGGCTAAAACCGAAAATAAAGAAACCATTGTAGAACAAACTTCTGCTGAAGTTCCTGCTGGTGTAGAAGTTATTACAATGCCAAGACTTTCTGATACAATGACAGAAGGGAAAGTGGCTAAATGGCATAAAAACGTTGGTGATACAGTAAAAGAAGGTGACCTTCTCGCTGAGATCGAAACCGATAAAGCGGTTCAGGATTTTGAATCTGAATTTAACGGAGTTTTATTGAAGCAGGGTGTTGAGGAAAACGGAGCTGCTCCAGTAGATTCAGTACTAGCAATTATTGGTCCTGAAGGAACAGATGTTTCAGGAGTTGGAGCTGCAAAACCTGCAACTCAGACTTCAGAAAAACCTGCTGAACAAAAACCAGAAGCTAAGTCTGAAGAAAAACCTGAAACAGAAGCAGTAAGTTCTTCATCTACAGACAGAGTTGCAATTTCTCCTTTAGCTAAGAAAATAGCACAGGAAAAAGGTGTTGATATTCATGGTGTTCAGGGTTCCGGAGAAAACGGAAGAATTGTAAAAAAAGATATTGAAAATTATCAGCCTTCTCAGGCAAAACCAAATACTTCTGCTCCAGCGGCAAGTTCAGCGGCAGCTCAAGTAGCATTAAGTTTTGTTCAGGGAGAAGATACAGAAACTCCAAATTCTCAGGTAAGAAATATTATTGCAAAACGTCTTGCTGAAAGTAAATTCTCTGCTCCACACTATTATCTGATGGTGGAGATCAACATGGATAAAGCAATTGAGGCCAGAAAAGAAATCAATTCTTTACCAGATACTAAAATTTCTTTCAACGATATGATTATTAAAGCAACTGCTGTTGCATTAAGAAAACATCCACAGGTAAATTCAAGTTGGGCAGGAGATAAGATCATTCACAGAGGAAATATTAATGTTGGAGTAGCTGTTGCAATTCCTGACGGATTGGTTGTTCCTGTTCTTAAGAATACCGATCAGATGAATTACACTCAGATTTCGGCTGCTGTAAAAGATATGGCTTCAAGAGCTAAATCTAAAGGTTTAAAAGCAAACGAAATGGAAGGTTCTACATTCTCGATCTCTAATCTAGGAATGTTCGGAATTGAAACATTTACAAGTATCATTAACCAGCCAAACTCAGCAATTCTTTCTGTAGGTGCAATCATTGAAAAACCAATTGTGAAAAATGGTGAGATCGTTGTTGGAAATATCATGAAGCTTTCATTAGCATGTGATCACAGAGTAGTAGATGGTGCTACGGGTGCCCAATTCTTACAAACTTTAAAAACATATCTGGAAAGTCCTTTAACTTTATTACTGTAATCAGTCCAGTTTGTATTATATCAAAAACCTCTCATTTCGAGAGGTTTTTTGTTTTTAAAACTTTAACGCTGAGAGGATTTCTCCTGATTAAAAAATTGTATTAACATCATTAGAATTTTATTTATATTCACTATTTTTGAACCATGATTATAGCAAGAAATATCCATAAGTCTTATGGGAATTTAGAAGTATTAAAAGGTGTTGATATTCATATCAAAACGGGAGAAGTTGTTTCTATCGTAGGAGAGTCCGGAGCAGGGAAATCTACACTTCTACAAATTTTAGGAACTTTGGATTCGCCTACCAACTCAAAGAATTACGACACGGAAATTACTTTGGCTGGAGAATCATTTATCAATATGAATGATAAACAGCTTTCTAAGTTCAGAAACCAGAATATTGGTTTTGTATTTCAATTTCACCAGTTACTTCCTGAATTTACAGCTTTGGAAAATGTTTTGCTTCCCACCAAAATTGCAGGAGCCAATGAAAAAGAAGCTTTGGAAAAAGCTTACGCTTTATTTGAAGACCTAAGAATAGAGCAAAGGCTACATCATAAACCTAATCAGTTATCTGGTGGGGAGGCACAGAGGGTAGCGGTTGCCAGGGCGCTTATTAACTCACCTAAAACTATTTTTGCTGATGAGCCAACCGGTAACCTTGATTCAAAAAATGCAGATGACTTGCATCGTTTATTTTTTGATTTAAGAGATAAATATAATCAGACATTTGTGATTGTAACCCATAATCCGAATCTTGCTGAAATTACAGATAGAAAACTGGTCATGAAAGACGGAATGATTATCGAATAATGTAGTTTTAATGATGAGAAAAATTATTGTTCTTTTTGTGTTATTGTCTTTTACTTTTGGTTTTAAATCACAAAGCATATCAAATTTGCCAGAATCCAGAATTACAGAGATTAGAACATTTTTAAAAGGAAAGAACTATAATCAGGATCTTGCTGTATTTATCAATTTTAGAGTCTATTCGGGGAAGTACCGTTATTTTATTTACGATCTGAAAAATAATAAAATATTACAACAGGCTATTGTAGCTCATGGTTCAGGTTCAGTGATAAAGAATTCTGATGCACTCAATTTCAGCAATGTTGAAGGTTCCTATCAGTCATCATTAGGTAAATTTGAGATCAAAGAAAGTTATTCCGGAAGATTTGGAAAGTCTTATCGGTTAAATGGTCTGGACATTACCAATAATAATGCTATGGAAAGGGCTATCGTTCTTCATTCTTATAGTTGTATTCCTGATAATGAATCACAAAATCCAGCTTGTTTAAGTTTAGGCTGTCCTATGCTTTCATTTAATGCCTTGAAACAAACTGCCCGATATATTGATTCATCGAAACAGCCTGTTATTTTGTACGCTTTCTATTAAAAATTCGTACTTTGTACTTTTAATTTAAACTTCAGTTATGTCCATTAAGTTTCTTGCAGAGGATGATAGACCCAGAGAAAAATTTTTACAAAAAGGTAAAGATTCACTCTCTGATTCAGAACTCTTAGCAATTGTTATGGGAAGCGGAAGCAGAGATGAAACTGCTTTAGAACTTGCTAGAAAGATCTTATCTACAGTAAATAATAACTGGCATGACTTGAGTTTACTATCTATTAAAGATTTAATGAAATTTAAGGGTGTTGGTGAAGTAAAAGCGCTATCAATTGCCACCTCTCTTGAAATAGGACGTAGAAGGGGCAGACAGGAAATTTCTGAGAAACCAATAATTTCAAACAGTCATGATGCCTATGTTATTTTTAAAAATCATTTGTCTGATTTAAGAATCGAAGAATTTTGGGCTATTTTTCTCAATCAAAGCAATAAGGTGGTTCAGATTTCTCAATTAACGCAAGGGGGAATCAGCCAATCTATTGTTGATGTGAGGATTTTATTTAAAACAGCTTTGGATAATTTTTCTACAGGAATTGTTATTGCCCACAATCATCCTTCTGGAAGTTTAAAACCAAGTAGAGAAGACCTGGATGTTACTAAAAAAATAAAAGACGCAGGGAAATTCCTCAATATTCAGTTATTGGATCATTTAATTATTACGCAAAACGCATATTTTAGTTTCTCGGACGAAGGATTAGTATGATTAAGAGATTAAAATATAGTGAAATAGATTTTGTAAAGTATGCACAATGTTTGGAAAATTCTGAGCAAAGGAAATACTCGGCTTCGAAAGTTTTTTTAGATGTTTCTTCCAATAACCGTTGGGAATTACTGGTTTATAATGATTATGAAGCAGTAATGCCAATTCCATATGTGAAAAAATATGGACTAAAGATTGTCCATAACCCAATGTTATGTCAGCAGTTAGGTATCTTTTCAAAGAAAGAAGATATATCAATTAATGAAGCCTTTTATGGATACCTGAATAAAAATTATCTTGTTAGAGTTTATAAATTTAACGATTGTAATCAATTTCATTCCCAAATAGAATTAAGAAAAAACTTTCTAATTCTTCCGGATTCTTATGAAAATGTATACTCTAAATATTCACCTAAAAGAAAAAGGAAATTAAGGCTAGATAAAGATGTCTTAAATGTATCTAAAATAAAGATGGTAAGCTTTAATGAAGCTAAAGGCTTTATAGAGGCTAATATGTTGGGATTAGATAAAGAAGGGGATCTGAGTGGATTTTTAAGGATTTTCGAAATGTTTTATCACTTGGGACATCTTCAATTTTCTGCTTTTTATTATAATAATAGTATTATCAATGTTATAGCTATTTACGAAGATAAATATACTGTAGCTTTATTAGGAACATTTAATGATAAAAAATATGTGAAGATTTCTGGAGCTTCTGTGCTTATAGATAATGTTATTAAAGATTTTATAGAAACTAAAATATTCGATTTTGAAGGGGGGGAACTTCCTAATATAGAGGAGTTCTTCAGAGGTTTTCGTCCCGAATTTAGACCTTATGGTATTATCGAGAGTTCTGTAAAAAAACTTGTGAAAGATTTAATTGCACTCATTATTAAAGGAAAATTCTTTAACTTAAAATAGTAAACCTAATCATTGTTTAGATTGGTTCTAAATATTATTTATAACTTTACAAAGTTATTTTAACACCATATCTTATTTATGTTTAAACAGATTCGAAACTATAAATTACCATATGCAATCTATAATTTTTTCAATAAGAAAAAGTTGAAACACAATATTCCGTTGTATAAGAAATATGGTGTTAATAAAAGTTATTTTTCAAGTATTTCAAGTAAAGATTTTTCCCATCTTCCAGCAAGTGAAAGAGGGATAGATCATGAAAAATTGATAAATACCAATTTTTATAAAAAATTATCACAAGAAAATAAAGAAAGTACTATTCACTACAATAATAATGGATATCTTATCTTAAAAAATTATTTAAGCACAGAAATAGTTGATCAAATTAATGATGAAATAGAAAAATTAATGACCGAAGGAACCTTGAAGTTTCGTTATGGTGGAAAATTAATGTTTGCAATTCATCATTCTGATATTATCAGAATGATTGGTAATGATAAAGATTTTCTTGACTTTCTTTCAGTTTTACTTGATGGGGAAGCAAAGCTTTTTCAAAGTATTAATTTTATTAATGGGAGTCAGCAAAAAACACATTCTGACAGTATTCATATGACTACTTATCCTCTGGGAGGCCTTTTAGGAGTGTGGATTGCACTGGAAGATATCGATGAGAATAATGGGGCACTTCATTATATTCCAGGAAGCCATAAACTGCCATATTTTTTAAATTCAGATTATGATAATGAAGGAAATGCTTTTAAAATTGGCAAACAAAGTTATAAGGCTTATGAAGAGTTTTTAGAAAATAAAGTAAAAGAGCTTGGTCTGAAGAAAGAAATTTTCAGAGCAAAAAAAGGCGATCTTTTGATATGGCATGCTAATATTTTGCATGGGGGAGAACCACATTTGGACAAAGAGAGAACAAGGAAAAGTCTTGTTTATCATTACTTTGACGAAAATAGTGTATGCTATCATGAAGTAACTCAGAGACCAGCATTATTTGAGTTGTAATTCTAACTATTAGCTTAATGATTTATTGACAAATAATACATCTTTTCTCTGATTTTTTATAGAAAAGTTATAGGGTTCTATGTCGTTATTTAAACTCTTAGCATCATAAGGTGGGTGTATTTCGATTACAATATTTTCTACCTTCTGCAGCCATGAATTATTTTTACCAAGTAATTCGATCTCTGCTCCTTCAATATCAATTTTAAGCAAGTCAATCTTTTCAATATCATAGCTTTTCATGATACTTCCCATAGACAAAGCCTTTGTAAGAATACCTTGTTCAGATACTTTTTGATTGTATGAAAGTTCATCTCCTCCGAACTTTAATGTTCCATCTTCAAAATGAGCAGCAGCATTTAAGCACACAATATTTGTAAATGATTTTGTATTGGTTTTTAGGATTTCAAAATTCTCCTGAGATGCCTCAACAGAATATATTTTTGAATTAGGATATTTTAATGAAAGGTACATCGATGTCATCCCAATATGTGCTCCGAGATCAACAATGATTTTAGGGTCATTGACTAAAAATTGAAGGTGTTCTTTGTAAGTTTCTTTCCAGAATATCTCATAAAAAATATCAATATCTCCCTTGAAGGTTCTTAGATAAGTGTCAAATCTTTTGTTTCCATTTTTAAAATTGTAAGCAAAAATTTCATTATTACTGAAATCCAAACTACTTTTTTTGAATTTTGAACTATATCTTTTTGAATTAACAATAAATGCAAGAAACGTTTTCAGGTTTCCACTCATATTTTTATTAAAAAGTACCTTAGAAATATAGTTTTTTAAAGACATTGTAAGTAGTGTGATAGTTGATAACGCAAATTAAGAGTATTTATATTTATCTAACTATTTTTTAAATAAAAATTGAAAAATAAAAGGGCTAAACTTGCATACAGAACAGTAAATTATTAGTAATTTTGCACATCGAATTATGACAAGTTTTTCAGAATATCTACCGTATGCTTTTGCATTAATTATTGCAATTCCTTTTTTGGTTTTGCTAAGACAATTCGTACACACTTATATTACCCTTAAAAATCAGGAGATAAAGCTTCTTTCTGTAAAATCAAATTCCGAAAATAAGACTCATTCATATGAAAGGATGACACTTTTTCTGGAAAGGATAAAGCCTTCTAATATTATTCAGAAGTTTGATAAGAATTTAGCGGTTCATGAGTTTGTATTTCTTACTGAAAAAACAATCAACGAAGAATTCGAGTATAATTCTTCTCAACAGCTTTATTTGACAAAAAATTCGTGGAAAAATATAGTCGATTGTAAGAGTGCAATTATTGATCTTCTTCATAAGACGTATGAAGATTTAAATAATAATCCCGATCTGAACGAATTTAAGACCGTTTTTATTATGAATTATATGAATGATGAAGACTATATTGCAGCTACAATAGAAGACTTAAGGAGAGAAATTTTAATATTAGCATAACTTAAAAAAATAAAATATATATAATGATTCCAAATTTTAAAGCACATCCGTGGCATGGGATTTCTGCAGGGGAAGATGCGCCAAATGTTGTAAATGTATTTGTGGAAATCGTTCCTTCAGATACTATTAAGTATGAAGTTGACAAGGAAACTGGATATTTAAAAGTAGACCGTCCTCAGAAATTTTCAAATATTATTCCTGCTCTATATGGTTTTGTTCCAAGAACATATTGCCATAATGAAGTAATGAAGTTAGCTGTTGAGAGTGGAGCAGATGATGTAACAATGGGAGATCATGACCCATTAGATATTTGTGTATTAAGTTCACACAATATTCATTCAGGAGGAATGCTTATGGAAGCTATTCCAATCGGTGGTTTCAAAATGATTGATGGTGGTGAGGCTGATGAT is part of the Chryseobacterium paludis genome and encodes:
- a CDS encoding DUF7935 family protein, whose translation is MTSFSEYLPYAFALIIAIPFLVLLRQFVHTYITLKNQEIKLLSVKSNSENKTHSYERMTLFLERIKPSNIIQKFDKNLAVHEFVFLTEKTINEEFEYNSSQQLYLTKNSWKNIVDCKSAIIDLLHKTYEDLNNNPDLNEFKTVFIMNYMNDEDYIAATIEDLRREILILA
- a CDS encoding inorganic pyrophosphatase codes for the protein MIPNFKAHPWHGISAGEDAPNVVNVFVEIVPSDTIKYEVDKETGYLKVDRPQKFSNIIPALYGFVPRTYCHNEVMKLAVESGADDVTMGDHDPLDICVLSSHNIHSGGMLMEAIPIGGFKMIDGGEADDKIVAVMVGDHAFGHFRDIAELPEAEVRRLMHYFLTYKNLPDEPAKCRIQEVYGVEHARKVIKASQKDYAEKFGG
- a CDS encoding phytanoyl-CoA dioxygenase family protein, whose product is MFKQIRNYKLPYAIYNFFNKKKLKHNIPLYKKYGVNKSYFSSISSKDFSHLPASERGIDHEKLINTNFYKKLSQENKESTIHYNNNGYLILKNYLSTEIVDQINDEIEKLMTEGTLKFRYGGKLMFAIHHSDIIRMIGNDKDFLDFLSVLLDGEAKLFQSINFINGSQQKTHSDSIHMTTYPLGGLLGVWIALEDIDENNGALHYIPGSHKLPYFLNSDYDNEGNAFKIGKQSYKAYEEFLENKVKELGLKKEIFRAKKGDLLIWHANILHGGEPHLDKERTRKSLVYHYFDENSVCYHEVTQRPALFEL
- a CDS encoding ABC transporter ATP-binding protein; amino-acid sequence: MIIARNIHKSYGNLEVLKGVDIHIKTGEVVSIVGESGAGKSTLLQILGTLDSPTNSKNYDTEITLAGESFINMNDKQLSKFRNQNIGFVFQFHQLLPEFTALENVLLPTKIAGANEKEALEKAYALFEDLRIEQRLHHKPNQLSGGEAQRVAVARALINSPKTIFADEPTGNLDSKNADDLHRLFFDLRDKYNQTFVIVTHNPNLAEITDRKLVMKDGMIIE
- the radC gene encoding RadC family protein, with product MSIKFLAEDDRPREKFLQKGKDSLSDSELLAIVMGSGSRDETALELARKILSTVNNNWHDLSLLSIKDLMKFKGVGEVKALSIATSLEIGRRRGRQEISEKPIISNSHDAYVIFKNHLSDLRIEEFWAIFLNQSNKVVQISQLTQGGISQSIVDVRILFKTALDNFSTGIVIAHNHPSGSLKPSREDLDVTKKIKDAGKFLNIQLLDHLIITQNAYFSFSDEGLV
- a CDS encoding murein L,D-transpeptidase catalytic domain-containing protein, whose amino-acid sequence is MMRKIIVLFVLLSFTFGFKSQSISNLPESRITEIRTFLKGKNYNQDLAVFINFRVYSGKYRYFIYDLKNNKILQQAIVAHGSGSVIKNSDALNFSNVEGSYQSSLGKFEIKESYSGRFGKSYRLNGLDITNNNAMERAIVLHSYSCIPDNESQNPACLSLGCPMLSFNALKQTARYIDSSKQPVILYAFY
- a CDS encoding pyruvate dehydrogenase complex dihydrolipoamide acetyltransferase, translating into MAEVITMPRLSDTMTEGKVAKWHKNVGDKVKEGDILAEIETDKAVQDFESEIEGTLLYIGVEEGGAAAVDSVLAIIGNEGEDISSLKGGNAPAAEGSEEKKSEEEAKTENKETIVEQTSAEVPAGVEVITMPRLSDTMTEGKVAKWHKNVGDTVKEGDLLAEIETDKAVQDFESEFNGVLLKQGVEENGAAPVDSVLAIIGPEGTDVSGVGAAKPATQTSEKPAEQKPEAKSEEKPETEAVSSSSTDRVAISPLAKKIAQEKGVDIHGVQGSGENGRIVKKDIENYQPSQAKPNTSAPAASSAAAQVALSFVQGEDTETPNSQVRNIIAKRLAESKFSAPHYYLMVEINMDKAIEARKEINSLPDTKISFNDMIIKATAVALRKHPQVNSSWAGDKIIHRGNINVGVAVAIPDGLVVPVLKNTDQMNYTQISAAVKDMASRAKSKGLKANEMEGSTFSISNLGMFGIETFTSIINQPNSAILSVGAIIEKPIVKNGEIVVGNIMKLSLACDHRVVDGATGAQFLQTLKTYLESPLTLLL
- a CDS encoding FkbM family methyltransferase, whose product is MSLKNYISKVLFNKNMSGNLKTFLAFIVNSKRYSSKFKKSSLDFSNNEIFAYNFKNGNKRFDTYLRTFKGDIDIFYEIFWKETYKEHLQFLVNDPKIIVDLGAHIGMTSMYLSLKYPNSKIYSVEASQENFEILKTNTKSFTNIVCLNAAAHFEDGTLKFGGDELSYNQKVSEQGILTKALSMGSIMKSYDIEKIDLLKIDIEGAEIELLGKNNSWLQKVENIVIEIHPPYDAKSLNNDIEPYNFSIKNQRKDVLFVNKSLS